In Candidatus Omnitrophota bacterium, the sequence AAGAAGAAAATTCAGGCGTGATTTAATATCATTTTGCCCGTAAATCAACCGGCCGGTCAACTTCAGGTGAATAATTAAAAATTTTCGGGAAGACACTTGAAAAATAAGGTATTTGCCTTTACGGATTATTTTCTGAAAAGTTTTTCCTCTGAGCTGTCTTTTGAATTCTTTAAGGCCGGGGCTCTTAACGATCCGCGGTTCGCTGACCTTTACCTTTTTTATTGACTTATTGAGAATAAATTTCTCAAGCCCCTTTTTAATTGTTTCTACTTCCGGCAGTTCCGGCATAATGATCTTTACCTTTTTTTCTGATGAACCTCGATAAATTTTTCGATGGATCGATCGTATGTTTTTTCTACATCATCGGGAAAAAAACAGGCCGGAAGCTCGCCTAATTTCTGATGGTACCTTATGCATTCGCAGCAAATACCCTTTTTGTCACAAGGTTCATAGGTGCAATTACACCTTGCTTTGTTCTCTTTGAGATTACATTCTTTCATTTATCTATTCTCCTTACTTTTCTTTGCGCCCTCATTTGAGCCTTTTCAGCAACCTAGCCACTCTTTGTCCTAATATTTTACACTGTTTCTCAACGCGCTCATCAGGAGGGCCAATGGAAACAGGGCCGTAATGGTCTCCTTTAGGATTACCCTGGACTATCATTCCGTGAACGATCATCGCGTTCAATATATCGGTTATAGTTGTCTCATTTCCTCCTCCAATATTCGCTGCTGAAGAAAAGGACGCACCTACCTTACCTTCAAGTTGTCCGTGAAAACTTACGCTGTCATCGAAAATTTTTTTTATTTCAGCCGCCATACTGGCGTAATAAGTCGGCGAGCCAATAATAATACCGTCATAATCAAGCAATTCTTCAGCTTTGGTTTTA encodes:
- a CDS encoding DUF6485 family protein, producing the protein MKECNLKENKARCNCTYEPCDKKGICCECIRYHQKLGELPACFFPDDVEKTYDRSIEKFIEVHQKKR
- a CDS encoding NAD(P)H-dependent oxidoreductase gives rise to the protein MAKILIVYYSRSGNTRKMASFVESGVKAEGMEVTLKDVIKTKAEELLDYDGIIIGSPTYYASMAAEIKKIFDDSVSFHGQLEGKVGASFSSAANIGGGNETTITDILNAMIVHGMIVQGNPKGDHYGPVSIGPPDERVEKQCKILGQRVARLLKRLK